A window from Phoenix dactylifera cultivar Barhee BC4 unplaced genomic scaffold, palm_55x_up_171113_PBpolish2nd_filt_p 001328F, whole genome shotgun sequence encodes these proteins:
- the LOC120103717 gene encoding probable protein phosphatase 2C 35 codes for MGCVQAKCWLRCRRCCCRCQLSSAGSDGAASRDGDPGHGRHIISGSPVGSAAVPSHRLLLQFSSLSQRGHYPDTPDRENQDTFCIKTQLQGNPNLHLFAVFDGHGYFGAQCAAFARDHLVEDLAGDPHLLEDPVKSFNSAFLSTNSELHNSEIDDTMSGTTAIAVLVGGDTLFVANVGDSRAVAGVWDGERVVAEDLSSDQTPFREDEYERVRRCGARVLSVDQVEGIKDPAIQSWGMESEGDPPRLWVQNGMYPGTAFTRSVGDSTAESIGVVAVPEVMTVRITPSHLFFVVASDGVFEFLSSQAVVDMVSRYPDPRDACSAIAAESYKLWLEHEIRTDDITIIVVHIRDLCGSDAVATNEASHAGTKASLMVSQKARTDISASPGPETGHPKRRNFLELQSCPSDFSLERSLACVAPSPTHSLSIEK; via the exons ATGGGCTGCGTACAAGCCAAGTGCTGGCTTCGCTGCCGCCGGTGCTGCTGCCGCTGCCAGCTCTCCTCCGCCGGCAGCGACGGCGCCGCCTCCCGTGACGGCGACCCCGGCCACGGCCGGCACATCATCTCCGGCAGCCCCGTGGGCTCCGCCGCCGTCCCCTCCcaccgcctcctcctccagttctcctccctctcccagcGCGGACACTACCCCGACACCCCCGATCGCGAGAACCAGGACACCTTCTGCATCAAGACCCAGCTCCAAGGCAACCCGAACCTCCACCTCTTCGCCGTCTTCGACGGCCATGGCTATTTCGGTGCCCAGTGCGCCGCTTTCGCCCGCGACCACCTCGTCGAAGACCTCGCCGGCGACCCCCATCTCCTCGAAGACCCCGTCAAATCCTTCAATTCCGCCTTCCTCTCCACCAATTCCGAACTCCACAACAGCGAGATCGACGACACGATGAGCGGCACGACGGCGATCGCCGTCCTCGTCGGTGGCGACACGCTCTTCGTCGCGAACGTCGGCGACTCGAGAGCGGTCGCCGGCGTCTGGGACGGGGAGCGGGTGGTGGCGGAGGACTTGTCCAGTGATCAGACGCCGTTCCGGGAGGATGAGTATGAGAGGGTCCGGCGGTGCGGGGCGAGGGTGCTGAGCGTCGACCAGGTGGAGGGCATAAAGGATCCGGCAATTCAGAGCTGGGGGATGGAGAGTGAAGGGGACCCGCCGAGGCTGTGGGTTCAGAATGGCATGTACCCTGGGACGGCGTTCACGAGGAGTGTCGGGGACTCGACGGCGGAGAGCATCGGTGTCGTCGCCGTGCCGGAGGTCATGACGGTGAGGATCACGCCGAGCCATCTCTTCTTTGTCGTGGCGAGCGACGGGGTTTTCGAGTTCCTCTCGAGTCAGGCTGTGGTGGATATG GTGTCCAGATACCCAGATCCCCGAGATGCCTGCTCAGCAATTGCTGCAGAATCCTACAAATTATGGTTAGAGCATGAAATTCGGACTGATGATATAACGATCATTGTCGTGCACATCAGAGACTTGTGTGGT TCAGATGCTGTAGCAACTAATGAAGCAAGTCATGCTGGCACAAAAGCTTCCTTAATGGTTTCACAGAAAGCAAGAACAGATATATCTGCATCCCCAGGGCCAGAAACTGGTCATCCAAAAAGAAGGAATTTCCTTGAGCTGCAGTCATGTCCTTCTGACTTTTCCCTGGAACGAAGTCTTGCATGTGTTGCTCCTTCTCCTACACACTCGTTATCTATAGAAAAG TGA